A DNA window from Anas acuta chromosome 4, bAnaAcu1.1, whole genome shotgun sequence contains the following coding sequences:
- the KLF3 gene encoding Krueppel-like factor 3, translating into MLMFDPVPIKQEAMDPISVSYPSNYMDQMKPNKYSVIYSTPSMLHNKFYSNADGLSNGIQMEPVDLTVNKRSSPPSTGSSPSPLKFQTVHRRTSPGLTLSSPSSPISKFTPSPPGVQPLSMPITIPPVMAAALSRHGLRSPGILPVIQPVVVQPVPFMYAPHLQQPIMVSTVLTDEMESPSSMPVPVIESFEKPTLKKTIKVEPGSEPSKTDFYPERMSPPMTSLSPQQVMLQENHPSVIVQPGKRPLPVESPDTQRKRRIHRCDYEGCNKVYTKSSHLKAHRRTHTGEKPYKCTWEGCTWKFARSDELTRHFRKHTGIKPFQCPDCDRSFSRSDHLALHRKRHMLV; encoded by the exons ATGCTAATGTTTGACCCAGTCCCTATCAAGCAAGAAGCCATGGACCCTATTTCAGTG TCATACCCGTCCAATTACATGGACCAAATGAAGCCAAACAAATACAGCGTCATTTATTCTACACCGAGCATGTTGCACAATAAATTCTACTCAAACGCTGACGGACTATCGAATGGAATCCAGATGGAGCCAGTAGACCTTACGGTGAACAAGCGAAGCTCACCGCCTTCCACTGGAAGTTCTCCTTCCCCCTTGAAATTTCAGACTGTGCACAGGAGAACTTCACCTGGATTGACTCTGTCCTCACCCAGCTCACCTATCAGTAAATTCACGCCATCGCCCCCGGGAGTACAGCCTTTATCTATGCCCATAACAATCCCACCTGTAATGGCTGCTGCTCTTTCACGCCATGGACTGAGAAGCCCTGGAATTCTCCCAGTTATCCAGCCTGTTGTGGTCCAGCCGGTTCCTTTTATGTATGCTCCCCATCTCCAGCAGCCCATCATGGTGTCCACAGTTCTTACAGATGAGATGGAAAGTCCAAGTAGCATGCCAG TGCCTGTCATTGAGTCTTTCGAGAAGCctacactgaagaaaacaattaaagtAGAACCAGGAAGCGAACCATCAAAGACTGACTTCTATCCTGAACGAATGTCGCCTCCAATGACCTCATTGTCTCCCCAGCAAGTAATGCTTCAAGA GAATCACCCTTCAGTTATAGTTCAGCCTGGAAAGAGACCTTTACCTGTGGAATCACCAGACACGCAAAGAAAACGCAGAATACATCGGTGTGATTATGAAGGCTGCAACAAGGTCTACACTAAAAGCTCCCACCTGAAAGCTCACAGAAGAACCCATACAG gtGAAAAACCATACAAATGCACTTGGGAGGGATGCACGTGGAAGTTTGCTCGTTCTGATGAACTAACGCGGCATTTCCGCAAGCATACAGGAATCAAACCTTTTCAGTGCCCAGACTGTGACCGTAGCTTTTCACGTTCGGACCATCTTGCTCTTCACAGAAAACGTCACATGCTAGTCTGA